One genomic region from Sciurus carolinensis chromosome 2, mSciCar1.2, whole genome shotgun sequence encodes:
- the LOC124976699 gene encoding LOW QUALITY PROTEIN: myb/SANT-like DNA-binding domain-containing protein 4 (The sequence of the model RefSeq protein was modified relative to this genomic sequence to represent the inferred CDS: inserted 1 base in 1 codon), translating to MKQLKRKRKSNFSVQETQTLLKEITXRKEVIFSKQLNTTINVMKRMAWEEITQCVNAVGGEQRTGTEVKRRYLDWRALMKRKRMKANIKLVGSGFPLPTSDLDDSLTEEIDEKIGFRNDPNFDWQNVADFRDAGGSLTEVKVEEEERDPQSPEFEIEEEEEMLSSVIPDSRRENELPDFPHIDEFFTLNSTPSRSAYDEPHLLVNIEKYKLELEKRRLDIEVERLQVEKERLQIEKERLRHLDMEHERLQLEKERLQIEREKLRLQIVNSEKPSLESELGQGEKSMLQPQDIETEKLKLERERLHLEKDRLQFLKFESEKLQIEKEHLQVEKERLRIQKEGHLQ from the exons atgaagcagttaaaaagaaaaaggaaaagcaattttAGTGTTCAAGAAACTCAGACGCTTTTGAAAGAAATTA AAAGGAAAGAAGTTATCTTTTCCAAGCAGCTCAATACAACAATAAATGTGATGAAACGAATGGCTTGGGAGGAGATCACACAGTGTGTGAATGCTGTAGGAGGAGAACAGAGGACAGGGACGGAAGTGAAAAGAAGGTATCTTGACTGGCGAGCACttatgaagagaaagagaatgaaggcGAACATTAAGCTCGTTGGATCAGGGTTTCCTCTTCCCACATCTGATTTAGATGACTCTCTCACTGAAGAGATAGATGAAAAGATTGGATTCCGAAATGATCCAAATTTTGATTGGCAAAATGTGGCAGATTTCAGGGATGCAGGTGGATCCTTAACAGAGGTCAaagtggaagaagaagaaagggatcCCCAGAGTCCTGAATTTGAgattgaggaagaggaagaaatgctGTCATCTGTCATACCAGAttccagaagagaaaatgaacttcCTGACTTCCCCCACATTGATGAGTTTTTCACCCTTAACTCAACACCATCCAGGTCTGCATATGATGAGCCCCACTTGCTTGTAAACATAGAGAAATACAAACTAGAGTTGGAAAAGCGACGACTGGATATTGAGGTGGAAAGGCTTCAGGTAGAAAAGGAACGCCTACAGATAGAGAAGGAGAGGCTGCGGCATTTAGACATGGAGCATGAGCGCCTGCAGCTGGAGAAGGAGCGGCTACagattgagagagagaaattgaggtTACAGATAGTCAATTCTGAGAAACCATCTCTGGAAAGTGAACTTGGCCAAGGAGAAAAGTCCATGCTTCAGCCACAGGACATAGAAACAGAGAAGTTAAAACTTGAACGAGAACGCTTGCATCTGGAAAAAGATAGGCTGCAGTTTTTGAAGTTTGAATCAGAGAAGCTGCAGATCGAAAAGGAACACCTACaagtagagaaagagagacttagAATTCAGAAGGAAGGACACTTGCAGTGA